In a genomic window of Scyliorhinus torazame isolate Kashiwa2021f chromosome 5, sScyTor2.1, whole genome shotgun sequence:
- the LOC140418159 gene encoding uncharacterized protein has protein sequence MEAASGGAEEQHACSWCGLSDRQPTSPEGHACEQDPGGGAEPSTAGRGASPFRCSVCGKGFAYPSCLRVHQLAHTDERPCQCADCGKRFKSPQELRRHGRLHSGERPYVCSACGKRFAQSSNLLAHQRVHTGERPFTCPVCGHDFARSSHLLRHRLVHTDETPYECFDCARTFKSSQELKRHLQEKVGERPFSCAVCGRGFIRLSNLQAHRRLHTDARPFQCGACGKSFKLAKYLSRHQVNHGGRPCVCSVCGKAFALPSSLLAHREIHTDETPFPCRACGKSFKLAKYLNRHLSSHRCGGGGARSLRLRAGVARPARAPARQGDRRRTQVARDPPLLHPVNHLWKGRLQRDLQTPETPLIWPLTPQDPPGTNLRRSAFPGELILQCGG, from the coding sequence ATGGAAGCCGCGAGCGGCGGCGCGGAAGAACAGCACGCCtgctcctggtgtggactctccgacCGGCAGCCAACCTCCCCGGAGGGACACGCATGCGAGCAGgaccctggggggggcgcggaacCCAGCACGGCCGGGCGGGGGGCGAGCCCCTTCCGCTGCTCGGTGTGCGGCAAGGGCTTTGCCTACCCCTCCTGCCTGCGCGTCCACCAGCTGGCCCACACTGACGAGAGGCCCTGCCAGTGCGCCGACTGCGGCAAGCGCTTCAAGAGCCCCCAGGAACTGCGACGGCACGGGCGCCTCCACTCGGGCGAGCGGCCCTACGTCTGCTCCGCCTGCGGGAAGCGCTTCGCCCAGTCCTCCAACCTGCTGGCCCACCAGCGGGTCCACACGGGCGAGCGGCCCTTCACCTGCCCCGTGTGTGGCCACGACTTCGCCCGCTCCTCCCACCTGCTGCGCCACCGCCTGGTCCACACGGACGAGACGCCCTACGAGTGCTTCGACTGCGCGAGGACCTTCAAGAGCTCGCAGGAGCTGAAGCGGCACCTGCAGGAGAAAGTGggcgagaggccgttcagctgcgccGTTTGCGGGCGGGGCTTCATCCGCTTGTCCAACCTGCAGGCGCACCGGCGGCTGCACACCGATGCCCGGCCCTTCCAGTGCGGGGCCTGCGGCAAGAGCTTCAAGCTGGCCAAGTACCTGTCCAGGCACCAGGTCAACCACGGCGGGCGGCCCTGCGTTTGCTCGGTGTGTGGCAAGGCCTTCGCCCTGCCCTCTTCCCTGCTGGCCCACCGGGAGATCCACACCGACGAGACGCCCTTCCCCTGCCGCGCCTGTGGCAAGAGCTTCAAGCTGGCCAAGTACCTGAATAGACACCTGTCCAGCCACCGCTGCGGCGGCGGGGGGGCTCGCTCGCTCCGTCTGCGGGCAGGAGTCGCCCGCCCTGCGCGGGCACCGGCGCGCCAGGGAGACCGCCGCAGAACCCAAGTAGCTCgcgacccccccctcctccaccccgtgAACCACCTCTGGAAAGGTCGACTCCAGCGAGATCTCCAAACTCCAGAAACTCCATTAATTTGGCCTCTCACCCCTCAGGACCCCCCTGGGACCAATCTTCGCCGATCCGCCTTCCCAGGCGAGTTGATCCTTCAATGTGGGGGCTGA